AAAAGCATAAATTAATGCTGGTGTAACAAAATTACCTATACCAAAAGTAAATCTACCAAGGGCAGAAGCAGCACTCATCGCCCCCATCGCCATTTGAATTAAAATAGTATGACCACATTTAATATGCCCCAGTTCATGGGCTAACACCGCCCTAATTTCGGCTTCGTTTAGTAAGTCTAAAATCCCTGTATTTATGACTATATAAGGATGTTCTTGCCCCAGCGCATAACTATCAGCTTGGGGATTTTGTGATAAAAACAGTGCTGGCTCTGGATAAATATCCAAATCCCGCACACATTCCCGAAAAATCTGGTAAATAGTGGAGTATTGACGAGGCCCAACTTGGATGGTGTTGCCCATTAAATAGATTAACTGCGGGCGCTCGTAGATAAATTCCATGAGTTTACGGGCGACTAAATCAAATCCCGGTAAACTACGCAAGGCTTGCTCTGCTTGCCGATCTAGGGGGTGTCTAAAAGCTTCGCTGGAAATTCCTGTATAGGTTGCCATAAATTTAGGGTAGTAGGTCAGTTAACAGTTAACAGTTATCAGTTATCAATCTGGTAACTGGTCACTGATAACTGAATAATAGAAGTGGGGCTATTGCAAGCAAAAATCACTTTGTATGGGATGAAAAGCGTGTGATTGAGGCAGAAGTTCATTTATCATTACATAACTTCCTGCGATCGCAGGCGGGTTTCCCAACGTGGCCCCATCATTTAACGATGGCACGGTTGGTTGCACGCGCCCTGCGCTTGGGACGTAGCGCCCTGATTCAAGTGGGTGCGGCTTGTGGTTATCAAGGGCGGTATCGTACAAGTTTTGTAGCATCGGCTTTGATGTGGTACGGGCCTGTGATCATCGTTACTTCTGAAGTTGTGCAGCAACGTCTTGTAAAAGTGGAAATTCCTCGCCTACAACAATGGCTGGGAGTGAATAAGGCTATTAGAACAGGTGATGTTTGGCCTGGTAGTGACTTTCAAGGACTATTTTTGATTTCACCCCAAGCTTGGTTAAAAGCACAACTAACAGCCCATGAGAATTTTCCGGCGGGCATTCCTACAATTATCGATGGCGTAGACGATTTAGAAATTTGGGTGCGTGACCAACTCACCGTCACTTGGGAAGCCCATGATTGGGATCAACTGATACTTGCTTACCCACATATTGCTGAGGAAATTCGCTCTGTACGAGCAAAACTAACACACGAACTATTCCAGCATCCTGCAAATCCCTACGAATGCTATTTAATTTCCCAAGCAGAAACAGAAATATTGAGCAGTCTTTATTCAAATTTAGACATAGATACTCTCCCCGATGCTTGGAAACAGTTTTGGCAACAATTCCAGCACTCTTGTTCCCTCACCCCCCCATCTCCCCTAATCCCCACTCCCTTAAGGGAGTGGAGGCCCCGAGTTCCCCATCGCCCCTTATCCCCAGAGGGGACCCCCGCCTTCCCCACCACCCCATCTCTCCTGTGGGCCACTATTGCCCGTCGTCAAGGTTTATTTTCTTTACACAGCGTCCCGATTGATATAGCAGAAATACTAACCCCGATTTGGCAGCGCCAGCCTGTGGTATTGATTGGGAGTTCCCTAGAACCGGAAACCGAGGCTCCTATTTTTCGCCAACACCTTGGGTTGGGTGAGGAGTTGACTTGTTTAAAATTCTCGGATAGTCAAACGGAAGCGATTCAACTTTACATACCGTATCAGTTGCCCTTACCAAATACCCCAGAATTTCAAGCAGCATTTATTCACAAAGTACGGACGCTAGTATGTCTGAGTGCTACATCACCAGGATTGACGGTGGTGTTAGTGGGAGATGTACCATTGAAGTCCCAAGTTGGAGCAATTTTAGCTTCGGAATTTGGTTCGCGAGTCCAGGTAGAAAAAACTTGTTTGGATGAAAATGGGATTTTAATTAGTGGTTGGGAATTTTGGCGAGAACATCAAAAAGTTTTGCCTGCACCACAATTGATCATCATCGCGACTCTACCTTTACCATCTCTTGAGCATCCCTTGGTAGCGGGAAGGGTTGCCCACTATAAGCGATCGCATCAAGACTGGTTTCGTTTATACTTATTGCCAGCAGCTTTAAACGAATTACAAAGAGCGATCGCCCCTGCCCGAGAAAGTCAAGGTATCGTAGCTTTGCTTGATAGTCGAGTCGTCAACCGTAGCTATGGCGCTCAAATATTAACTGCTCTCAGTCCCTTAGCACGTATTAACTATCTCGATCCCAGTTTATTTTCCCAACACAGTCAGGACGACTCATAAAAGTTGTGTTGGGGGTTGGTAGTTGGTAGTTAGTGGTGAGTCAGCAACTATTACGCAGGGGGTTCCTCCCCCAACCCCAAAGGGGACCCCGAGCCCCCATGAGCGACTGACGAACCCGTAGACGCACAAGCGTCTTCTCACAAGAGTAGGGTTAGTGGTTGATACTGGGGCAAAGCATTTGTATCGGTTCAGGGTACAACAAACAACAAACAACAAAATACACAACTGTTATTTAATAGAGAAAACATTTTGCATTTTAGTCGTAGGTGAAGTAAATGGGTGAAGCAAAACGTCGTAAAGAAGCATTGGGAGAAAAATACGGTCAAGCCCAACAAGAACGCATTATGCCTTGGGTTCCGATCACAAAATCACAAGCAGAACTTTTTGTAAAATGGACTTCTCGTGGTGCTTGGATTGGTATTGGTATTATGGTTGCAGCTTGGGTAACAATTCGTTTTATTGGCCCGGCTTTTGGCTGGTGGCAAGTAGTTTGAAGGGGTGCTTTAAATAAATTTTTTCATAAAGACAGCTTACCTATGCAAGCTGTCTTTAAATTTTTATACCAGTACTTATAGTTCACAATAAATTTAGGAAAGTTTCTTGTTACTCCTTGTGTCCTCTTCCTTTCAAGACAGATATGACTGTACCAATGTTTTGTGAGAATTCAGCAATTATGAGTTGTACAAACAGGTGAGTGAAGCTTTTATATTGTCAATTAAAGTAGACGTTTACAGTGATTTTAAGCTAAAGTTGTAATGAGTTTGTTTAAGGTTAAGGTATGACTGCAAAATTGTCAAGAAATATAAAAATTCCTCTCAGCAATCTGTGATTTCCGCAGCAATTACACCAAATAGGCAGGCGGGAGTCTTGTTTCAAGATTCTGGAATAGACTACTAATCAATGGTTTTAATCTAAAATCCAAAATCTAAAATCTAAAATTAGTATTACTGGTAACAACACAGTTTTGGACTGACCAGGAAGTACATAAACCTTAAAAATATAAAATAACAAATAAATATTCAAAAGAAAAAATTACTAAAACAGTTAATAAGCATCAATATGCAAAAACCGACGATATCTACAAAACCCATTCGTTCTTTAGAAGATGCAATAGAACAGTGTCAAACGCAGGGTATGCGTGTTAGTCGCCAACGTCGCTATATTCTCGAATTACTTTGGCAAGCAAAAGAGCATCTTTCTGCTAGAGAAATTTATGATCGCCTCAATCAGCAAGGCAAAGCGATCGGTCACACTTCTGTATATCAAAATTTAGAAGCCTTATCTTCCGGTGGCATTATTGAATGTATTGAACACTGTGACGGACGTTTGTATGGTAATATCAGTGACTCACATAGCCATGTTAACTGTTTGGATACAAACCAAATTGTAGATGTTCACATCACATTACCAGAAGATATTATTCGTTTGGTTGAAGAACAAACAGGTGTTAAGGTTACAGATTATAGTATTAATTTTTACGGCTATCGAAATTCGTGAGAACTAATCAGTTATCAGTTATCAGTTATCAAATTAAACTGCTCACTGTTAACTGTTAACTAATTCATCTCCTACCTCCTATCCCAACACTGTCTCATCATCAGCATAATCTTCATACAAATCACCAGACATCACTGGCTTACCTTCTGCACTTTCAATAATATTTTCGACAGCGTTATTATTTAACCAAACAGCTGTTTTTTCATAAGAATTAACATTATTAATATCAGCAGATTTGGATAGCAATTTTTTGATAATTTGAAAATCTTTAATTGAAAAAATTGCACCATTAAGTATGGCAATTTCTTTGTCAGTTTCTTGCAAAACAGCTTGAAATAAGCAGGTATTGGTGAGATTAGTTGAGTGAAGA
Above is a genomic segment from Fischerella sp. JS2 containing:
- a CDS encoding DUF2839 domain-containing protein; protein product: MGEAKRRKEALGEKYGQAQQERIMPWVPITKSQAELFVKWTSRGAWIGIGIMVAAWVTIRFIGPAFGWWQVV
- a CDS encoding Fur family transcriptional regulator, with product MQKPTISTKPIRSLEDAIEQCQTQGMRVSRQRRYILELLWQAKEHLSAREIYDRLNQQGKAIGHTSVYQNLEALSSGGIIECIEHCDGRLYGNISDSHSHVNCLDTNQIVDVHITLPEDIIRLVEEQTGVKVTDYSINFYGYRNS
- a CDS encoding helicase C-terminal domain-containing protein — encoded protein: MIEAEVHLSLHNFLRSQAGFPTWPHHLTMARLVARALRLGRSALIQVGAACGYQGRYRTSFVASALMWYGPVIIVTSEVVQQRLVKVEIPRLQQWLGVNKAIRTGDVWPGSDFQGLFLISPQAWLKAQLTAHENFPAGIPTIIDGVDDLEIWVRDQLTVTWEAHDWDQLILAYPHIAEEIRSVRAKLTHELFQHPANPYECYLISQAETEILSSLYSNLDIDTLPDAWKQFWQQFQHSCSLTPPSPLIPTPLREWRPRVPHRPLSPEGTPAFPTTPSLLWATIARRQGLFSLHSVPIDIAEILTPIWQRQPVVLIGSSLEPETEAPIFRQHLGLGEELTCLKFSDSQTEAIQLYIPYQLPLPNTPEFQAAFIHKVRTLVCLSATSPGLTVVLVGDVPLKSQVGAILASEFGSRVQVEKTCLDENGILISGWEFWREHQKVLPAPQLIIIATLPLPSLEHPLVAGRVAHYKRSHQDWFRLYLLPAALNELQRAIAPARESQGIVALLDSRVVNRSYGAQILTALSPLARINYLDPSLFSQHSQDDS
- a CDS encoding M48 family metallopeptidase; the protein is MATYTGISSEAFRHPLDRQAEQALRSLPGFDLVARKLMEFIYERPQLIYLMGNTIQVGPRQYSTIYQIFRECVRDLDIYPEPALFLSQNPQADSYALGQEHPYIVINTGILDLLNEAEIRAVLAHELGHIKCGHTILIQMAMGAMSAASALGRFTFGIGNFVTPALIYAFFEWRRKAELSADRAALLLVDDLNTVMSSIMKTTGGSIKYANECSLQELIRQSENYQVLDEDELNQVYKFLVYSGAQSEMLSHPFPVERLHYLREWAVSKEYQQIKQGNYMRSPASGAVDVKATEAAARNEEIEKLQQKIAELQTEIDRMKKSG